Proteins co-encoded in one Flavivirga eckloniae genomic window:
- a CDS encoding DUF2200 domain-containing protein, whose translation MKVTVEKNEKVANMIFASIYPLYLNRLEKNGRTKEELNQVIKWFTGFDQDTLQALIDEKATFRTFFQKAKINPNAHLIKGVVCGYRIEEIEDEFELYKQCRRMEKLIDELARGRKMEKILREEKK comes from the coding sequence ATGAAAGTTACAGTTGAAAAAAATGAAAAGGTTGCCAATATGATATTTGCATCCATTTATCCACTTTACCTGAATAGATTGGAGAAAAATGGTAGAACAAAAGAAGAACTCAACCAAGTAATTAAATGGTTTACTGGTTTTGATCAAGATACTTTACAAGCACTTATTGATGAAAAAGCAACTTTTAGAACATTTTTTCAAAAAGCTAAAATAAATCCAAACGCACACTTGATTAAAGGAGTCGTTTGTGGTTATCGAATTGAAGAAATAGAGGATGAATTTGAATTGTATAAACAATGTAGACGTATGGAAAAGCTGATTGATGAATTGGCAAGAGGCCGTAAAATGGAGAAAATTTTGCGTGAAGAAAAAAAGTAG
- a CDS encoding winged helix-turn-helix transcriptional regulator has translation MEKAEPKMLKFRGKEYPCCASLTMGIIGGKWKTVILFHLMNEKLRYNELRKSMPTVTERTLSLQLKALEEDGLIKRKVYTSKPPLKVEYSLTDFGNTLIPLIKSIANWGDLVVEKYS, from the coding sequence ATGGAAAAAGCAGAGCCAAAAATGCTAAAATTCAGAGGTAAAGAATACCCTTGTTGTGCAAGCTTAACGATGGGAATTATTGGTGGGAAATGGAAAACAGTTATCCTTTTTCATTTAATGAATGAAAAGTTAAGGTATAATGAATTACGAAAGTCTATGCCTACTGTTACTGAAAGGACATTAAGCTTGCAATTAAAAGCGTTAGAGGAAGACGGATTGATTAAAAGGAAAGTTTATACCTCAAAACCACCGTTAAAAGTCGAATATTCACTTACAGATTTCGGAAATACTTTAATTCCATTAATTAAATCGATTGCAAATTGGGGTGATTTAGTAGTTGAAAAATATTCTTAG
- a CDS encoding nitroreductase family protein: MSFLKSMQNRYTTKKYDNTKRIEEGKIKELKEILQLSPSSINSQPWKFTFVSDNNTKQKLSNVSWLNTNKVLDSDTVVVFSRINNIDVFETQIENELPEGAVNYYKEFIKPQTDEQIKAWFDRQVYLALGVFLSACAEMGIDATPMEGVEPENYDKNSKSNRICYAYGSNYWL, encoded by the coding sequence ATGAGTTTTTTAAAATCAATGCAAAACCGTTATACAACCAAAAAGTATGACAACACAAAAAGAATTGAAGAAGGAAAAATTAAAGAGTTAAAAGAAATTTTACAATTAAGTCCTTCTTCAATAAACAGTCAACCTTGGAAATTTACTTTTGTTTCAGACAATAACACAAAACAAAAACTTTCAAATGTATCGTGGCTAAATACTAATAAAGTTCTCGACAGTGATACTGTTGTCGTTTTTAGTCGAATCAACAATATTGACGTTTTCGAAACACAAATAGAAAATGAGCTTCCAGAAGGAGCGGTTAATTATTACAAAGAATTTATAAAACCCCAAACGGACGAGCAAATAAAAGCTTGGTTTGACCGACAAGTTTATTTGGCTTTAGGTGTGTTTTTAAGTGCTTGTGCTGAAATGGGAATCGATGCCACACCAATGGAAGGAGTTGAACCAGAAAACTATGACAAAAATTCTAAATCAAACAGAATATGCTACGCTTATGGCAGTAACTATTGGCTATAG
- a CDS encoding putative quinol monooxygenase — translation MSNQKLTIVAKIVAKPEKRELVKSELLKLIDITRVKKGCINHDLHQDNENENLFLFYENWESRALWQTHMNNKHLVDYMKATDGAVEEFILNEITQIQ, via the coding sequence ATGAGTAATCAAAAGTTAACAATTGTAGCAAAAATTGTAGCAAAACCGGAAAAAAGAGAATTAGTAAAAAGTGAACTACTAAAACTAATTGATATTACAAGAGTAAAAAAAGGCTGCATTAACCACGACTTGCACCAAGACAATGAAAATGAAAACCTATTTCTATTCTATGAAAACTGGGAAAGCAGAGCATTATGGCAAACACATATGAACAACAAACATTTAGTTGATTATATGAAAGCTACCGATGGTGCTGTTGAAGAATTTATACTTAATGAAATAACTCAAATTCAATAA
- a CDS encoding DUF4437 domain-containing protein: protein MNKSTLYVLVILGILSCKNQEKKLNETVSEKIENPTNKVILSSEIVWGKLNPVRGDQSPQAGTIWVNRKGKVATGF from the coding sequence ATGAACAAATCAACACTTTATGTTTTGGTAATTCTTGGAATACTTTCTTGTAAAAATCAGGAAAAGAAACTAAACGAAACTGTTTCAGAGAAAATTGAAAATCCAACTAATAAAGTGATTTTAAGTTCCGAAATTGTTTGGGGAAAATTAAATCCAGTAAGAGGAGACCAAAGCCCTCAAGCCGGAACAATTTGGGTCAATAGAAAAGGTAAAGTAGCAACTGGTTTTTAG
- a CDS encoding retropepsin-like aspartic protease, protein MNKKKNKYKISQRSQAHLFFLNAKKPNLKKQKSLLSYTFLSTLYFTLFLTHNICQGQELSVNDAVIYLESIVNDELSKKDNIYEGNQKIDISIYENEISVKYYWENNNDVIKYEYLNSEIKFNEITFDISNISEVFTNEYKTKKTVSLKCKNGTKNCFLMENEAIKISFSKEFSDRPNTYNHYDYLHLFYLNNIKSQNKVFIALNYIIYEMKRLNGQKRDLTFNQIINQSKTNNEIIDLEKKNGVSFLTINIGGLETNAILDSGASDVSISESFEQELLSKNIINQKEYLKPGLYTIADGSVVQSNRFIIPYVKINNVLVKNVLCSVNKSKDVLLLGKSFLDRFKSWEINNESNKLILKL, encoded by the coding sequence ATGAACAAGAAAAAAAATAAATATAAGATTAGCCAACGCTCACAAGCACATTTGTTTTTTCTCAACGCTAAAAAGCCAAACTTAAAAAAACAAAAGAGCCTATTATCCTATACTTTTTTAAGTACATTATATTTCACATTATTTCTTACACACAATATTTGTCAGGGTCAGGAATTAAGTGTGAATGACGCAGTAATTTATCTTGAAAGTATAGTCAACGATGAATTATCAAAAAAAGACAATATCTATGAGGGGAATCAAAAAATAGATATTAGTATCTATGAAAATGAAATTAGTGTCAAATATTATTGGGAAAATAACAATGATGTTATTAAATATGAATATTTGAATAGTGAAATTAAATTCAATGAAATAACTTTTGATATTTCAAATATTTCTGAGGTATTTACTAACGAATATAAGACGAAAAAAACAGTATCATTAAAATGTAAAAATGGCACAAAAAATTGTTTTTTAATGGAAAACGAAGCCATAAAAATATCATTCTCAAAAGAATTTTCTGATAGACCAAATACTTACAATCACTATGACTACCTTCATCTCTTTTATTTAAATAATATAAAAAGCCAGAATAAGGTTTTTATCGCTCTTAATTATATCATTTATGAAATGAAGAGGTTAAATGGGCAAAAACGAGACTTAACATTTAACCAAATAATTAATCAATCAAAAACAAATAATGAAATAATTGACTTAGAGAAAAAAAATGGTGTATCATTTCTAACAATCAACATTGGAGGATTAGAGACTAACGCTATTTTAGATTCAGGTGCAAGTGATGTATCTATATCAGAAAGTTTTGAACAAGAACTCTTAAGCAAAAATATAATCAATCAAAAAGAATACTTAAAACCTGGACTATATACAATTGCTGATGGTAGTGTAGTTCAATCTAATCGATTTATTATACCTTACGTCAAAATCAATAACGTATTAGTTAAGAATGTGTTATGTTCGGTAAACAAATCAAAAGATGTACTCTTATTAGGAAAATCATTTCTTGATAGATTTAAAAGTTGGGAAATAAATAATGAATCAAATAAATTAATACTTAAATTATAA
- a CDS encoding LysM peptidoglycan-binding domain-containing protein: MSNKEQIEVFFFGSPAEGFTSYPTKYSNLVNGLDKSTSKHKVECKYSINQKRSRVKYIEYGLTGIGQHGKSRGGRNFGVWIEIENLKINPIGQKKILDYIEDFINKGIVKNANIFDDNSNNERHFLINSFNDVATKLDKLINVFKNNFLTDFKSYLEPILDDESVLVDLNPERIVEKIRDAPFITSINSSLEDDKVKKSEIEQNRNSERAIDKMKFSFSKINTLILIILLLLTLFGGGKSSNEEIENYKLRIKSLNDEIEVLEGQLSVYKNKAPSSNNNLNTSSEIKNRSHTVKSGETLRKIVIEFNESNGSNFSTDQIAEFNKISDISKIKIGQEIKFPD; encoded by the coding sequence ATGAGTAATAAAGAACAAATAGAAGTTTTCTTTTTTGGTTCACCAGCCGAAGGTTTTACTTCATATCCAACTAAGTATTCCAACTTAGTTAATGGTTTAGATAAATCAACTTCTAAACACAAGGTTGAGTGTAAATATTCAATTAACCAAAAAAGAAGTAGAGTAAAGTATATCGAATATGGTTTAACTGGTATCGGTCAACACGGAAAGTCTAGAGGAGGCAGAAACTTTGGCGTATGGATTGAGATAGAAAATTTAAAAATCAACCCTATCGGTCAGAAAAAAATCCTCGATTATATTGAAGATTTTATAAATAAAGGCATAGTTAAAAATGCTAATATCTTTGATGATAATTCGAATAATGAAAGACACTTTTTAATCAATTCTTTCAATGATGTTGCTACTAAACTTGATAAACTTATAAATGTCTTCAAAAATAATTTCTTAACGGACTTTAAAAGCTATTTAGAGCCAATACTAGATGATGAAAGTGTATTAGTAGATTTAAATCCTGAAAGGATTGTTGAAAAAATTAGGGATGCCCCCTTTATAACTAGTATAAATTCATCTTTAGAAGATGATAAAGTTAAAAAAAGTGAAATTGAACAAAATAGGAATTCGGAACGAGCTATTGATAAAATGAAGTTTTCGTTTTCAAAAATAAATACTCTTATATTAATAATTTTGCTATTACTTACTTTATTCGGAGGAGGAAAAAGCAGTAATGAAGAAATAGAAAATTATAAACTAAGAATTAAATCATTAAATGACGAAATTGAGGTTTTAGAAGGGCAATTGTCTGTATATAAGAATAAAGCACCGTCATCTAATAATAATTTAAATACTTCAAGTGAAATTAAGAACCGTTCACATACCGTTAAAAGCGGAGAAACATTACGAAAAATAGTAATTGAGTTTAATGAATCGAATGGAAGTAATTTCTCAACTGATCAAATTGCGGAATTTAATAAGATATCGGATATAAGCAAAATTAAAATTGGACAAGAAATTAAATTTCCAGACTGA